The Xiphias gladius isolate SHS-SW01 ecotype Sanya breed wild chromosome 9, ASM1685928v1, whole genome shotgun sequence genome window below encodes:
- the p4ha1a gene encoding prolyl 4-hydroxylase subunit alpha-1a has product MKRLNTEWGELESLVLTDMSDVFISNLTIQRQHFPNDDDQTGAAKALMRLQDTYQLDTNTISTGELPGSSSAASLRSALTVDDCYDLGKVAYLEADYYHTELWMAQALKQLEQEETAGTVDAVTILDYLSYSVYQQGELERALEFTKRLLELDATHQRANGNLKYFEYQLAKQKKVEGREEREEAEWKQSRETRGRPDDYLPERRKYEQLCRGEGIRMTPRRQSRLFCRYHDNDRHPRYVIGPVKQEDEWDRPRIVRYHNIVSDKEMEKVKELAKPRLRRATISNPVTGVLETAHYRISKSAWLGAYEHPVVDQINQRIEDITGLDVTTAEDLQVANYGVGGQYEPHFDFGRKDEPDAFEELGTGNRIATWLLYMSDVQAGGATVFTDVRAAVWPKKGTAVFWYNLYPSGEGDYRTRHAACPVLVGNKWVSNKWIHERGQEFRRRCGLQETD; this is encoded by the exons ATGAAGAGACTCAACACTGAGTGGGGGGAGCTGGAGAGTCTCGTGCTCACAGACATGTCTgatg tgttcatCTCCAACCTCACCATCCAGAGGCAGCACTTCCCCAACGATGACGACCAGACCGGAGCAGCCAAAGCCCTGATGAGGCTCCAGGACACCTACCAGCTGGACACCAACACCATCTCCACCGGGGAGCTGCCAG GCTCGTCCTCGGCTGCCTCGCTCCGGAGCGCTCTGACGGTGGACGACTGCTACGACCTCGGGAAGGTGGCGTACTTGGAGGCCGACTACTACCACACGGAGCTGTGGATGGCTCAGGCCCTGAAGCAGCTGGAGCAGGAAGAGACGGCCGGCACCGTGGATGCCGTCACCATCCTGGACTACCTGAGCTACTCGGTCTACCAGCAGGGGGAGCTGGAGAGAGCGCTGGAATTCACCAAGAGGCTGCTGGAGCTTG ACGCGACGCACCAGCGAGCCAACGGGAACCTGAAGTACTTTGAGTACCAGCTGGCCAAACAGAAAAAggtggaggggagagaggagcgGGAGGAGGCTGAGTGGAAACAGAGTAGGGAGACCCGGGGTCGACCTGACGATTACCTGCCAGAGAGGAGGAAGTACGAACAGCTGTGTCGAGGCGAGGGCATCAGGATG ACTCCTCGCAGGCAGAGCCGCCTCTTCTGCCGTTACCATGACAACGACCGCCACCCGAGGTACGTGATTGGGCCGGTGAAGCAGGAGGACGAGTGGGACCGCCCCCGCATCGTCCGCTATCATAACATCGTGTCGgacaaagagatggagaaggtCAAAGAGCTGGCCAAACCCAGG CTGCGTCGAGCCACCATCTCCAACCCTGTAACCGGTGTACTGGAGACGGCCCACTACCGCATCAGCAAGAG CGCATGGCTCGGCGCGTATGAACATCCAGTGGTGGACCAGATCAACCAGAGGATCGAGGACATCACCGGCCTGGACGTCACCACGGCTGAGGACCTGCAG GTGGCTAACTACGGCGTCGGAGGACAGTACGAGCCTCATTTCGACTTTGGACGG AAAGATGAACCAGACGCTTTTGAAGAGCTGGGGACAGGAAACAGAATCGCCACCTGGCTGCTTTAC ATGAGCGATGTACAGGCAGGGGGCGCTACAGTCTTCACTGATGTAAGAGCTGCTGTCTGGCCCAAAAAG GGGACGGCGGTGTTCTGGTACAATCTGTACCCCAGCGGAGAAGGAGACTATCGGACCAGGCACGCCGCCTGTCCGGTTCTAGTCGGAAACAAGTGGG